The nucleotide sequence GCGCGCGCGCAACCTCAAGGCACGGATTGTCCGCGACAGCCTGACCGGTCTCTACAACCATACCCACAGCCTGCAGCTGCTCGAAGACGCCAGCGCCCGAGCGCAACGCGACGGCACTCCGCTGTGTTTCGCCATGGTCGATATCGACCACTTCAAAAAGGTTAACGACACCTACGGACACCCCATGGGCGACCGGGTGATCAAGAGCCTGGCGCTGTTTCTCAAGCAGCGCCTGCGCAAAACCGACGTTGTCGGTCGCTACGGTGGTGAAGAGTTCGCCATCGTCCTGCCCGATACCACACTGGAAAACGCCTGCCGGGTACTCGACGAGATTCGTCAGCGCTTTTCCGAAATCCGCTTTCCGGCACAACCTGCCGACCTTTCCTGCACCTTCAGCGGCGGCATCACGCAGCTCACATCGAGCACCGATGTAAAACTCCTAAGCCAGCAGGCCGACGAAGCGCTTTATCGCGCCAAGAATGCCGGACGCAACCGCGTGGTGGGTTTTGCTGCTGTAACCTGATTGACATCAAATAGCCATACATTGCGGGCCTCCTACCCTTCTGGAGCCCGGCATGCGCCTGAAATCGCTCACCACATTCAACACCCTGTTGCTCGTGGCCATCTGTCTCGCCCTGGGCGCCACGCTCTGGTGGTCGGAGCGTGCGCTGGAGCGTCCCTATCAGCTGATGGAGAGCTACCTCGAACTCTCTCAGCAGTTTCAGCAACCTGTTGCCGGCAACATCCAGAGCTATCTGGCTAGCGGTGATGCTTTGCAGCACAGCGCTGCATTGCAAGCGCTGGACACTCTGGCAAGCGACATTGCTGCGTTGCCCGCGCGCTTTGCCGAACGCCTTACACCCAGCCTCGAACAGCTCGCCCAGTTCACTGCTAATGATTTGCTGGCTGCGGGCAAACTGGCCGGTGACCCACAGGGACTTCTCCTGCAGGCCGAACGCGAAATGATCGCGGTACTGGCGCAACTGCAGCAATATGCCGAGCAGAGCGACTTGCCCAGCGCCGCGGCGTACCAGAGCGCCATATTCGAAGCCAGCCGCCAGCTGCTGCGCCTGAGCCACGCGCGCGGCAGGCTGATAGCCAGCGGCCAGGATGCACTGGCGAGCGAAGCTGAGCAGGCTCTGCAAAGACTGGGCGCTGCAGTCGCCGATCTCGAAGCCCTGCCACTGCTCGGTATTGCCGATGAGCAGCAGTCCGGCAGCAGCACTTTTGCAGCTCTGCTCAACCTCCAGGGCAGCGAGCATCGCGAACAGACCAGCGAAGACAAGGGCATCGCACTCAAACGCGATATCGCCAGCCTCGTCAAACGTTACCCCGACGAACTGCGTCGGACACAAGAACTGATCGAGCAGCGCAACCAATTGCTGGCCAGCAGCGCAGAGCGTGTCGCCAGCTTGCAGCAGGCGCTGGCAGAACTGGAGCCTGTCGTACGTGCCGAGCACGGGCGCATCCAGTCAGAAGTGCGCTTGATCCAAGGCACCATCATTGCGCTGATCCTGCTGACCGCCTTCGCCATCGACCGCCTGCAGCGGCAATTGACTCGCGCTCTGGGGCAGCTGGCACCGGACCTGCGCGCCTGGGCCCGGGGCGACTTTGGCCAGGCTGTTCAGCTCGGCTCGAAAACGCCGGAAATGATCGAAATCGAAACTTCGCTCAACCAGCTGAGAAGCTATCTAGTGACGCTGGTCGGCACGCTGCGCCAGCATGCCCAGGAGGTTGCAGGCAATAGCGGCAGCCTGGCCGAAATGAGCAATGACCTGTACCAGGGCGCCACCCGCCAGACCAGCGATACCGCGCAGATCCGCGACTCGCTGAGCGAACTTGAAGCGACCATCCAGCACGTTGCCGACGGTGCTGGACAGGCTGCCGAAGCCAGCCGCTCAGCCAGTCAGGCCGTCGCCCAGGGGCAGCAGGACATCAGCCAGAGCCTCACGGGCCTGCATCAACTGGTCAGCGAAGTGCAGGGCAATGCGCTGGCGATAGAACGCCTGGCCGACGAAACCAATACCATCGGCAAAGTATTGACTGTCATTCGCTCCATCGCGGACCAGACCAACCTGCTTGCTCTGAACGCCGCCATCGAGGCGGCCAGAGCGGGCGAGCAAGGCCGTGGCTTTGCCGTAGTGGCCGACGAAGTTCGCACCCTGGCGCAGCGCACCAGCGGCGCCACCGAGGAAATCCAGCAGCTGATCGGCAATCTGCAGATTACGGCGAACGAGTCAGTGGAGGCCATGCGGGTACAGGTCGAGCACGCCACGGTCACTGCCGAACTGGCCGAAACCGCCGACCTGGCTCTGGATCAGATCGTCGCCACCATTGGCAACATCGAACGCATGGCCGAGCAGATCGCCCAGGCCACGTCGCAACAGAGCGGAGCCGTCAGCGAAATCCGCAGCCACAGCGAACATATCCATGAACAGGGCGACAGCAATCTCGGCCACATCAGGCGTGGCCGGGAACAGAGTGAACAGATGTTGCGCCTGGCCAATGAGCTGAACCAGGCGACTCAGACGTTTCGGGTGTAGCTACAAGCAAAAGCCCGCAACTAAAGCAGCTCCCACGGGTTTTGGTGAGGGAGCCACTTCAGTCGTGAATGATTAGCGCGGCACCGGCTGCCTGCCACTCTTGCCCGATGGCTTCACCTTGCCCGCCCCAGCTGCTGCCTTGCGCCGGGCCTCAGCGGCAGCCTTGGCCTGCTCGCGCTTATCCCAGGCGTTACCGTCGTGGCTACGCGGCGGCAGGCCGGTATGCTGGGTCAGGATCTTTCCGCCCTGCCCGGCCTTCTTGCTGCCTGCCGGCGTGGAATTCTTGCGACGTGCGCTGTGATAGCCATCCACCGCCGGCTGATGCGCCGGAATCAGCTGATGCTTGCCACTGCCGATCAGGTCGCCGCGCCCCATGCGCAGCAGCGCCTCGCGCAGCATCGGCCAGCCCTTGGGGTCGTGATAGCGCAGGAAGGCCTTGTGCAGACGGCGCTGCTCCTCGCTCTTGACGATGGTCACCCCCTCGCTCTTGTAGGTGACCTTACGCAGCGGGTTCTTGCCGGTGTGGTACATGGCCGTGGCACTGGCCATCGGCGAGGGGTAGAAGGCCTGCACCTGATCGGCACGGAAACCATTGGCCTTGAGCCAGAGCGCGAGGTTCATCATGTCCTCGTCAGTGGTGCCCGGATGCGCGGCGATGAAGTACGGGATCAAGTACTGCTCCTTGCCCGCCTCCTTGGAGTACTTGTCGAACATCCGCTTGAACTTGTCGTAATTGCCGATGCCCGGCTTCATCATCTTGTCCAGCGGACCTTTCTCGGTGTGCTCGGGCGCGATCTTCAGGTAACCACCGACGTGGTGGGTGACCAGCTCCTTGACGTACTCAGGCGACTCCACCGCCAGATCGTAGCGCAGACCCGAGGCGATCAGGATCTTCTTCACACCCGGCAGCGCCCGAGCCTTGCGGTACAGCTCGATCAGCGAGCTGTGGTCGGTATCAAGGTTCTCGCAGATGCCGGGGAACACGCAGGATGGCTTGCGGCAGTGTTTCTCGATCTCGTAGCTTTTGCACGCCATGCGGTACATGTTGGCGGTCGGCCCACCCAGATCGGAAACCACCCCGGTGAAGCCCGGCATACCGCGCATGGCTTCGATTTCATTGAGGATCGATTCATGCGAGCGGTTCTGGATGATCCGCCCCTCATGCTCGGTGATCGAGCAGAAGGTGCAGCCGCCGAAACAGCCGCGCATGATGTTCACCGAGAACCGAATCATTTCGTAGGCCGGAATTTTCGCATCGCCGTAGGCCGGATGTGGCACGCGCGCATAGGGCGCGGCGAACACGTAGTCCATTTCTTCGGTGGTCAGGGGAATCGGCGGTGGGTTGAGCCAGATGTCGTGGTCGCCATGGCGCTGCACCAACGCACGGGCGTTGCCGGGGTTGGTTTCCAGATGCAGCACGCGGTTGGCGTGAGCGTACAACGCCGGATCGTTGCGCACCTTCTCGAACGACGGCAGGCGAATCACCGTTCTGTCGCGTTCGATCTTCGGATTGGGCAACAGCTGGACGACCTTCGCTTCGTTCGGGTCCTCGATCGGCCCCTTTTCCTTCTCGATGGCGCAGGCCTGAAGGTCCTGTGTGCTGACGTAAGGATTGAGTATCGGATCGACCTTGCCCGGCCGGTCAATACGTGTCGAATCAAGCTCGAACCAACCCGGGGCCGAACTCTTGCGAATAAAGGCCGTACCGCGCACATCGGTGACATCGGCGATGCTTTCGCCGCGCGCCAGGCGCTGCGCAACCTCGACGATGGCGCGCTCGGCGTTTCCGTAGAGCAGGATGTCGGCGGTGGCATCCATCAGGATCGAACGACGGACCTTGTCCGACCAGTAGTCGTAGTGGGCGATGCGCCGCAACGACGCCTCGATACCGCCCAGCACCACCGGCACATGCTTGTAGGCCTCCTTGCAGCGCTGGCTGTAAACCAGGCTGGCGCGGTCGGGGCGCTTGCCGGCCAGCCCACCGGCCGTGTAGGCGTCGTCGGAGCGCACCTTGCGGTCAGCGGTATAGCGATTGATCATCGAGTCCATGTTGCCGGCGGCAATGCCGAAGAACAGATTCGGCTCGCCGAGCTTCATGAAGTCGTCTTTGCTGTGCCAGTCAGGCTGGCTGATGATGCCGACGCGAAAGCCCTGGGCCTCCAGCAGCCGACCGATGATCGCCATGCCGAACGACGGATGATCTACGTAAGCATCGCCAGTGACGATGATCACGTCGCACGAATCCCAGCCGAGCTGATCCATCTCCTCCCTGCTCATCGGCAGAAAAGGTGCTGGACCGAAGCATTCGGCCCAGTATTTCGGATAGTCAAACAAAGGCTTGGCGGGGTGCATGGCAAAAAACCGGGGCAACGAAAACGGGCGCGGAATATAGCACAAAAAATGACCAGCATGCCCCAGTGGAAAGGTCGGAAATCGTTACGGGACGCCGTTCCTGATATCCACCATGACTCCGCCCGGTGGATGAACTTCGCGTCATCCACCTCACGGAACCGGAGAGCGACCATTTGGCTTGGAAGGGCCTAACCTATCCGACCAGAGGACTTCGCCACGGCCGAACAAGTCATCAGGCCCGCAGCCAAGGACTTAACTGAGGTATTTGCGCGGTACGCGCTGGGTCACCTTGGTCAGCAATTCATAGCCGATGGTGCCGCTTGCCTGAGCCACTTCATCGACAGGCATCTGTGCACCCCACAGCTCGACGGAATCGCCGATTGCGGCGTCCGGCAGGTCGGTCAGGTCCACCGCCAG is from Pseudomonas saudiphocaensis and encodes:
- a CDS encoding methyl-accepting chemotaxis protein translates to MSNDLYQGATRQTSDTAQIRDSLSELEATIQHVADGAGQAAEASRSASQAVAQGQQDISQSLTGLHQLVSEVQGNALAIERLADETNTIGKVLTVIRSIADQTNLLALNAAIEAARAGEQGRGFAVVADEVRTLAQRTSGATEEIQQLIGNLQITANESVEAMRVQVEHATVTAELAETADLALDQIVATIGNIERMAEQIAQATSQQSGAVSEIRSHSEHIHEQGDSNLGHIRRGREQSEQMLRLANELNQATQTFRV
- a CDS encoding YgiQ family radical SAM protein, producing the protein MHPAKPLFDYPKYWAECFGPAPFLPMSREEMDQLGWDSCDVIIVTGDAYVDHPSFGMAIIGRLLEAQGFRVGIISQPDWHSKDDFMKLGEPNLFFGIAAGNMDSMINRYTADRKVRSDDAYTAGGLAGKRPDRASLVYSQRCKEAYKHVPVVLGGIEASLRRIAHYDYWSDKVRRSILMDATADILLYGNAERAIVEVAQRLARGESIADVTDVRGTAFIRKSSAPGWFELDSTRIDRPGKVDPILNPYVSTQDLQACAIEKEKGPIEDPNEAKVVQLLPNPKIERDRTVIRLPSFEKVRNDPALYAHANRVLHLETNPGNARALVQRHGDHDIWLNPPPIPLTTEEMDYVFAAPYARVPHPAYGDAKIPAYEMIRFSVNIMRGCFGGCTFCSITEHEGRIIQNRSHESILNEIEAMRGMPGFTGVVSDLGGPTANMYRMACKSYEIEKHCRKPSCVFPGICENLDTDHSSLIELYRKARALPGVKKILIASGLRYDLAVESPEYVKELVTHHVGGYLKIAPEHTEKGPLDKMMKPGIGNYDKFKRMFDKYSKEAGKEQYLIPYFIAAHPGTTDEDMMNLALWLKANGFRADQVQAFYPSPMASATAMYHTGKNPLRKVTYKSEGVTIVKSEEQRRLHKAFLRYHDPKGWPMLREALLRMGRGDLIGSGKHQLIPAHQPAVDGYHSARRKNSTPAGSKKAGQGGKILTQHTGLPPRSHDGNAWDKREQAKAAAEARRKAAAGAGKVKPSGKSGRQPVPR